From one Musa acuminata AAA Group cultivar baxijiao chromosome BXJ2-6, Cavendish_Baxijiao_AAA, whole genome shotgun sequence genomic stretch:
- the LOC135581301 gene encoding probable bifunctional riboflavin biosynthesis protein RIBA 1, chloroplastic, producing MASLASSSVVGLRRPQVHFFSRGFISFKGLCYKAFVVNQRISNFTSTGFGKAVCFSLKEDDRFIAVPRSSESDILLGESAVVEQDNATVNSMVQADAVALGTMTADMTSVPDDFSIDNDENDLDCPTEGFSCISEAIKDIRQGKFVIVVDDEDRENEGDLIMAASLVTPEAMAFVVKHGTGIVCVSMKAEDLERLELPLMVSNKENEEKLCTAFTVSVDAKHGTTTGVSARDRAQTVMMLASPDSKPADFNRPGHIFPLKYREGGVLKRAGHTEASVDLAILAGLPPVGVLCEIVDDDDGSMARLPKLREFAKEENLKIISIADLIRYRRKRDKLVDRASIARLPLKWGSVQAYCYRSLLDGMEHIAMVKGDIGDGQDILVRVHSECLTGDIFGSSRCDCGSQLSLAMEMIENAGRGVLVYLRGHEGRGIGLGHKLRAYNLQDDGRDTVEANEELGLPVDSREYGIGAQILRDLGVRTMKLMTNNPAKYGGLKGYGLSIVGRVPLLTPITKENIRYLETKRTKMGHIYGSEFNGNLTSFIIGNVTNESDPAS from the exons ATGGCTTCTCTCGCTTCTTCTTCTGTCGTTGGACTCCGTCGCCCTCA GGTTCATTTCTTTTCAAGAGGATTCATCTCTTTTAAAGGGCTGTGTTATAAAGCATTTGTGGTAAATCAGAGGATTTCGAATTTTACATCAACTGGTTTCGGGAAAGCTGTATGTTTTTCTTTAAAAGAAGATGATAGATTTATAGCTGTACCAAGGTCAAGTGAAAGTGATATTCTACTAGGAGAAAGTGCTGTCGTGGAACAGGATAATGCAACTGTTAATTCTATGGTTCAAGCAGATGCAGTAGCCCTTGGAACAATGACAGCCGATATGACTTCAGTTCCTGATGACTTTTCTATTGACAATGATGAGAACGATTTAGATTGTCCTACAGAAGGGTTCTCCTGTATCTCAGAGGCCATCAAGGACATCCGTCAAGGCAAG TTTGTGATTGTAGTCGATGATGAAGACAGAGAAAATGAGGGAGATCTTATAATGGCTGCATCTTTGGTAACGCCAGAGGCCATGGCTTTTGTAGTCAAGCATGGGACGGGAATTGTATGTGTGAGCATGAAAGCAGAAGACCTTGAAAGGTTAGAGCTTCCTCTCATGGTGTCAAATAAAGAAAATGAGGAGAAACTGTGCACAGCATTCACGGTCTCAGTG GATGCCAAACATGGTACAACCACTGGTGTGTCTGCTAGAGATAGAGCACAGACGGTTATGATGCTTGCGTCACCTGATTCAAAGCCTGCAGACTTTAATCGTCCTGGCCATATTTTTCCATTGAAGTACAGGGAGGGTGGTGTTTTAAAAAGAGCTGGACATACGGAAGCATCAGTTGACCTGGCTATTCTGGCTGGATTACCCCCTGTTGGAGTTCTATGTGAGatcgttgatgatgatgatggttccATGGCTCGGTTACCAAAGCTACGTGAATTTGCCAAGGAGGAGAATTTAAAAATAATCTCAATTGCAGATTTGATCAG ATATAGGAGGAAAAGAGATAAGTTAGTTGACCGTGCTTCCATTGCACGGTTACCCTTAAAGTGGGGTTCTGTTCAGGCCTACTGCTATCGATCATTGCTTGACGGAATGGAGCATATTGCCATGGTTAAA GGAGATATTGGGGATGGCCAGGATATCCTGGTAAGAGTCCATTCTGAGTGCCTCACTGGCGACATATTTGGATCTTCTAGATGTGACTGTGGCAGTCAACTTTCATTGGCTATGGAAATGATTGAAAATGCTGGCAGAGGTGTGTTGGTTTACCTTCGTGGACATGAAGGAAGGGGCATCGGTCTTGGTCACAAGCTTCGTGCTTACAACCTACAGGATGACGGGCGCGACACAGTGGAAGCTAATGAGGAGCTCGGATTGCCTGTAGATTCACGAGAATATGGCATAGGCGCACAG ATATTACGAGACCTAGGTGTTCGAACAATGAAACTGATGACTAACAATCCTGCCAAGTATGGTGGACTGAAAGGCTATGGATTGAGCATCGTCGGTAGGGTTCCCTTGCTAACTCCAATCACAAAGGAGAATATAAGATACTTGGAgacaaaaagaacaaaaatggGTCATATATATGGATCGGAATTCAATGGTAATCTTACTAGTTTCATCATAGGTAATGTAACCAACGAATCGGATCCGGCTTCTTAA
- the LOC135613683 gene encoding uncharacterized protein LOC135613683 — MEASSITDREEWTLVDRKDTSSGVDAAADSGSGIPFSRISVWTRWALGSVIGFAVPLCRRILRTEDAVAKAAESGAEAVEKIAKATEKIASEIADELPDGVSLKEKALQIEQICEEVDRDAERAEIFIHKVDHIKAEVDAIIEPIIEKGEEIEKEIQEQEGKDQPISQKQ, encoded by the exons ATGGAGGCATCGTCCATCACCGACAGAGAAGAATGGACTTTAGTCGACAGGAA AGACACAAGCTCTGGTGTTGATGCAGCTGCTGATTCTGGTTCTGGAATCCCCTTCTCTAGAATCTCAGTGTG GACTAGATGGGCGTTGGGATCTGTGATTGGGTTTGCCGTGCCCCTGTGCAGGAGAATTTTGAGGACAGAAG ATGCTGTAGCGAAGGCTGCTGAAAGTGGTGCAGAAGCTGTGGAGAAGATTGCTAAGGCAACAGAGAAGATAGCTTCCGAAATCGCTGATGAACTCCCTGACGGTGTAAGCCTCAAGGAGAAGGCCCTGCAGATCGAGCAGATTTGCGAAGAAGTTGACAGGGATGCGGAACGAGCTGAAATCTTCATTCATAAG GTTGATCATATAAAGGCAGAGGTGGATGCAATTATTGAGCCCATCATTGAGAAAGGAGAAGAAATAGAGAAGGAAATCCAAGAACAGGAAGGCAAAGACCAACCCATCAGCCAAAAGCAGTAG
- the LOC135613802 gene encoding E3 ubiquitin-protein ligase ATL6-like: protein METPTVALLKRAALSMATKRHRRPTHGGSNDNHGLHLSLLLPLLILTPWCAHAQPSPPSDDISNDNDNNYGKLNPTVTVVVLASFSTFFFLVVFIIYIRRRTAEDNFVRSFHHRGPAARSLRQQQRRRVSPQLIETFPTLTHAKVKGLEAGKGALECAVCLSEFNDDDELRLLPRCSHLFHTDCIDVWLASHVTCPVCRANLAEPATADGVELPLFVAEVGDTQPETATAPDHVTIVVDRTAAAEEEKDEVALIGRSRREARQQSGSRPAKFSRSYSTGHSVFRSLEDVDRYTLRVPDQELNEIFAARKLDRSASCVAFPTSGEESSRRGPGTRRSSSGRSL, encoded by the coding sequence ATGGAGACCCCAACAGTTGCTTTGCTCAAGCGTGCTGCACTCTCGATGGCCACCAAGCGCCACCGCCGTCCCACCCACGGCGGCAGCAACGACAACCACGGACTGCACCTTAGTTTACTGCTCCCGCTGCTTATCCTCACGCCGTGGTGCGCCCACGCCCAACCCTCACCGCCCTCAGACGACATCAGCAACGACAACGACAACAATTACGGGAAGTTAAATCCGACGGTGACCGTCGTGGTCCTCGCCAGCTTCAGCACCTTCTTCTTCCTGGTCGTCTTCATCATCTACATCCGCAGGCGCACCGCCGAAGACAACTTCGTCAGGTCCTTCCACCACCGCGGCCCCGCCGCCCGGTCtctgcggcagcagcagcggcggcgggtgaGCCCCCAGCTGATCGAGACATTCCCGACGCTGACGCACGCTAAAGTGAAGGGACTTGAGGCGGGCAAGGGCGCGCTGGAGTGCGCGGTGTGTCTCAGCGAGTTCAACGACGACGACGAGCTACGCCTCCTTCCTCGCTGCAGCCACTTGTTTCACACGGACTGCATCGATGTCTGGCTCGCTTCCCACGTCACCTGTCCCGTCTGCCGCGCCAACCTCGCTGAGCCAGCCACCGCCGACGGCGTTGAGCTGCCGCTTTTCGTCGCTGAGGTCGGTGACACGCAGCCCGAAACCGCCACCGCACCTGATCATGTCACGATCGTCGTGGATCGAACGGCGGCGGCTGAAGAGGAGAAGGACGAAGTGGCGCTTATCGGGAGATCGAGGCGGGAGGCCAGGCAGCAATCCGGGAGCCGGCCAGCGAAGTTCTCGAGATCTTACTCGACCGGTCACTCGGTGTTCCGGTCGCTGGAGGATGTCGACCGGTACACCCTAAGGGTGCCGGACCAAGAACTAAATGAAATCTTCGCCGCCAGGAAACTCGACCGGTCGGCGAGCTGCGTCGCGTTCCCGACCTCCGGGGAAGAGAGCTCTCGGCGTGGGCCCGGTACCCGTCGTTCTTCTTCCGGACGCTCTCTGTGA